In Scleropages formosus chromosome 18, fSclFor1.1, whole genome shotgun sequence, one DNA window encodes the following:
- the LOC108922208 gene encoding apolipoprotein A-I-like isoform X1, which yields MLNNPILSSCQSSCCSPSGGHWRRSQKYPPGPAARVKHNPRRRVSNAAMKVLVVLALAAFSCCQANVFWPDQPKPQLEQVRDAFWDYVAKATQTAEDTLQTIRQSELGQEVNAKITESADAASQYTVALRSLLAPLVHNMLSRISQESELLKERLEKDLSTVRGQLEPYTEDLKFQIQQRVEQLKQEMAPYAESLDTETLKATVLQKSEELKGSLEQSVKELQSQLGPYTEELMEKVDQRLQEFQKSVAPMAENIQNQMVQRAEMMQKSLTPYSEDLREKLDPYAQNLKAKLAALWDSFTQSS from the exons ATGCTAAACAACCCGATTTTATCTTCGTGCCAGAGCAGCTGTTGTTCCCCCTCAGGTGGTCACTGGAGACGGTCCCAGAAATACCCCCCAGGTCCAGCGGCGAGGGTCAAACACAACCCGAGACGGAG AGTCTCCAACGCAGCCATGAAGGTGTTGGTGGTGCTTGCGCTTGCAGCATTTTCTT GTTGCCAGGCCAACGTCTTCTGGCCAGACCAACCTAAACCACAGCTGGAACAAGTGAGAGATGCATTCTGGGACTATGTTGCCAAGGCGACACAAACTGCTGAGGACACTCTACAGACGATCAGGCAGTCTGAGCTCGGCCAGGAAGTCAA TGCCAAGATCACGGAGAGCGCAGATGCGGCCAGCCAGTACACCGTGGCTCTGCGGAGTCTGCTGGCCCCACTGGTCCACAACATGTTGAGCAGAATTTCCCAAGAGTCTGAGCTGCTAAAAGAGCGTCTGGAGAAGGACCTGAGCACAGTTAGAGGCCAGCTGGAGCCCTACACCGAAGACCTTAAATTCCAAATTCAGCAACGTGTGGAACAACTGAAGCAGGAGATGGCCCCTTACGCGGAGTCCCTGGACACCGAGACCCTGAAGGCCACCGTGCTCCagaagagcgaggagttgaAGGGAAGCCTTGAGCAGAGCGTGAAGGAGCTACAGTCCCAACTGGGTCCGTATACAGAGGAGCTGATGGAGAAAGTGGACCAACGTCTGCAGGAGTTCCAGAAGAGCGTGGCTCCAATGGCTGAGAACATCCAGAACCAGATGGTGCAGAGAGCAGAGATGATGCAGAAGAGCCTCACACCTTACTCTGAAGACCTGAGGGAGAAGCTGGACCCCTACGCTCAGAACCTGAAGGCCAAGCTGGCTGCGCTCTGGGACTCCTTTACCCAGAGTAGCTAG
- the LOC108922208 gene encoding apolipoprotein A-I-like isoform X2 yields MKVLVVLALAAFSCCQANVFWPDQPKPQLEQVRDAFWDYVAKATQTAEDTLQTIRQSELGQEVNAKITESADAASQYTVALRSLLAPLVHNMLSRISQESELLKERLEKDLSTVRGQLEPYTEDLKFQIQQRVEQLKQEMAPYAESLDTETLKATVLQKSEELKGSLEQSVKELQSQLGPYTEELMEKVDQRLQEFQKSVAPMAENIQNQMVQRAEMMQKSLTPYSEDLREKLDPYAQNLKAKLAALWDSFTQSS; encoded by the exons ATGAAGGTGTTGGTGGTGCTTGCGCTTGCAGCATTTTCTT GTTGCCAGGCCAACGTCTTCTGGCCAGACCAACCTAAACCACAGCTGGAACAAGTGAGAGATGCATTCTGGGACTATGTTGCCAAGGCGACACAAACTGCTGAGGACACTCTACAGACGATCAGGCAGTCTGAGCTCGGCCAGGAAGTCAA TGCCAAGATCACGGAGAGCGCAGATGCGGCCAGCCAGTACACCGTGGCTCTGCGGAGTCTGCTGGCCCCACTGGTCCACAACATGTTGAGCAGAATTTCCCAAGAGTCTGAGCTGCTAAAAGAGCGTCTGGAGAAGGACCTGAGCACAGTTAGAGGCCAGCTGGAGCCCTACACCGAAGACCTTAAATTCCAAATTCAGCAACGTGTGGAACAACTGAAGCAGGAGATGGCCCCTTACGCGGAGTCCCTGGACACCGAGACCCTGAAGGCCACCGTGCTCCagaagagcgaggagttgaAGGGAAGCCTTGAGCAGAGCGTGAAGGAGCTACAGTCCCAACTGGGTCCGTATACAGAGGAGCTGATGGAGAAAGTGGACCAACGTCTGCAGGAGTTCCAGAAGAGCGTGGCTCCAATGGCTGAGAACATCCAGAACCAGATGGTGCAGAGAGCAGAGATGATGCAGAAGAGCCTCACACCTTACTCTGAAGACCTGAGGGAGAAGCTGGACCCCTACGCTCAGAACCTGAAGGCCAAGCTGGCTGCGCTCTGGGACTCCTTTACCCAGAGTAGCTAG